One genomic segment of Culturomica massiliensis includes these proteins:
- a CDS encoding ATP-binding protein produces the protein MNKAELSIPSEIGNIIKVENFIESFTETFNLQPELFGKISLSVIEAVNNAILSGNKLSADKLVTLEAWMDPEKFYVSVADEGEGFDYTHIPDPTLPDNLTKDAGRGLYLMKTLTDELVFENDGSKVTLVFNL, from the coding sequence ATGAATAAAGCAGAATTATCTATTCCGTCTGAAATCGGAAATATTATCAAAGTTGAGAATTTTATTGAAAGTTTTACGGAAACTTTCAATTTGCAGCCTGAACTTTTTGGAAAGATTAGTTTGTCTGTGATTGAAGCAGTGAATAATGCTATTTTATCCGGAAATAAACTGTCGGCGGACAAACTGGTGACTCTTGAAGCCTGGATGGATCCGGAGAAATTTTATGTCTCTGTGGCTGATGAAGGTGAAGGTTTTGATTATACGCATATTCCTGATCCTACTTTGCCCGATAATCTGACAAAAGATGCCGGACGGGGACTTTATTTGATGAAAACCCTGACTGACGAACTCGTATTTGAAAACGACGGTTCGAAAGTGACTTTGGTTTTCAATTTGTAA
- the ybeY gene encoding rRNA maturation RNase YbeY codes for MREVLFFKEGVEYPVFFSEALINKWLDSIAVYYSKKIGALSFIFCSDDYILDVNRNYLSHDYYTDVITFDYCEGDLLSGDVFISLDTVYSNSLQFQSGFENEFHRVICHSVLHLIGYKDKTDADSKIMRLNENICLELLKTL; via the coding sequence ATGAGGGAGGTTTTGTTTTTTAAAGAGGGTGTAGAATATCCTGTTTTTTTTTCAGAAGCTCTGATTAATAAATGGCTTGATTCAATAGCTGTTTATTATTCGAAAAAGATAGGTGCATTGTCTTTTATTTTTTGTTCTGATGATTATATCCTGGATGTTAATCGTAACTATTTATCCCACGATTATTACACGGATGTAATTACTTTTGATTATTGTGAGGGAGACCTTCTTTCCGGGGATGTTTTTATTAGCCTCGATACTGTTTATTCTAATTCTCTTCAGTTTCAATCCGGATTTGAAAATGAGTTTCATCGGGTGATTTGTCACTCTGTGCTTCATTTAATAGGCTATAAAGATAAAACAGATGCAGATAGTAAAATTATGCGTCTGAATGAAAATATTTGCTTAGAACTTCTTAAAACGCTTTAA
- the mnmG gene encoding tRNA uridine-5-carboxymethylaminomethyl(34) synthesis enzyme MnmG, whose amino-acid sequence MANLLPDYDVIVVGAGHAGCEAACAAAHLGSKTLLITLDMNKIAQMSCNPAIGGIAKGQIVREIDALGGMTAIVTDRSSIQFRILNRSKGPAMWSPRAQCDRMKFSATWRSIVENTDNLDLWQDDVIGLLTQENRVIGVKTALGVDFRAERVILTNGTFLNGLMHVGNVSFPGGRIGEPSSYGLTAQLKELGFETGRMKTGTPVRIDGRSVDFSKLTEQSGDNDFHRFSYLNFDYVNTLVQRSCYMAYTNECVHHALREGFEDSPLFNGTIQSIGPRYCPSIETKLNTFSDRNSHHLFLEPEGETTTEFYLNGFSSSLPWDVQLKGLRLVEGFEHVRIYRPGYAIEYDYFPPLQLYHTLETKRMAGLYFAGQINGTTGYEEAAAQGLMAGINAHLSLHSDQEFVLQRDEAYIGVLIDDLVTKGVDEPYRMFTSRAEYRILLRQDDADVRLTPKGYALGLVNQDRYNIFIDKLNKRDILIDFIRNSSVKPDVINDYLVSIGSASLRQSVKLTDVLGRPQVSLFDLLNHFSPLKEFVSEHSIRDEILEAAEILIKYSGYIEREKMIADKLARLENLVIAGKFNYDELTNLSIEARQKLSKIQPRTIGQASRISGVSPADINVLLILMGR is encoded by the coding sequence ATGGCAAATTTGTTACCCGATTATGATGTTATTGTCGTAGGGGCGGGTCATGCAGGATGTGAAGCGGCTTGTGCCGCTGCACATCTGGGATCGAAGACACTACTTATTACATTGGATATGAATAAGATAGCTCAAATGTCCTGTAACCCTGCCATTGGTGGTATAGCTAAAGGTCAGATAGTCAGGGAAATAGATGCATTGGGCGGAATGACGGCTATAGTTACGGATCGGAGTTCTATTCAGTTTCGGATATTAAACCGGTCGAAAGGACCGGCAATGTGGAGTCCGCGTGCTCAATGTGACCGGATGAAATTTTCGGCTACCTGGCGTTCTATTGTGGAAAATACGGATAATCTTGATTTATGGCAGGATGATGTAATAGGTTTGTTGACGCAGGAAAACAGGGTTATAGGCGTGAAGACTGCTTTGGGGGTCGATTTTAGGGCAGAGCGGGTTATTTTGACAAACGGGACGTTTTTAAATGGTTTGATGCATGTCGGAAATGTGAGTTTTCCCGGTGGAAGAATTGGGGAACCTTCTTCTTATGGGCTTACAGCCCAGTTAAAGGAATTGGGATTTGAGACGGGGCGTATGAAAACAGGGACTCCTGTCCGGATCGATGGCCGGAGTGTTGATTTTTCAAAATTGACTGAACAAAGCGGAGATAACGATTTCCACCGTTTTTCTTATTTGAATTTTGATTATGTGAATACTTTGGTTCAAAGGTCTTGTTACATGGCTTATACGAACGAATGTGTTCATCATGCCCTTCGGGAAGGTTTTGAAGACAGTCCTTTATTCAATGGAACCATTCAGAGTATCGGACCGCGTTATTGTCCGAGTATAGAGACTAAATTAAATACTTTTTCGGACCGCAACAGTCATCATCTTTTTTTGGAGCCGGAGGGGGAAACGACGACTGAATTTTATTTGAACGGTTTTTCTTCTTCTTTACCCTGGGATGTGCAGTTGAAAGGGCTTCGTCTGGTAGAAGGTTTTGAGCATGTGAGGATTTATCGTCCCGGTTATGCTATCGAATATGATTATTTTCCGCCGCTTCAGCTTTATCATACTTTGGAGACGAAACGAATGGCAGGACTTTATTTTGCCGGTCAGATAAACGGAACGACAGGATATGAAGAAGCGGCAGCTCAGGGATTGATGGCCGGTATTAATGCACATTTGTCTTTGCATTCGGACCAGGAGTTTGTTCTCCAGCGTGACGAAGCCTATATCGGTGTTTTGATTGATGATTTGGTGACTAAAGGAGTGGATGAGCCATACCGGATGTTTACTTCCCGGGCTGAGTATCGTATTTTGTTGCGTCAGGATGATGCCGATGTCCGTTTGACGCCTAAAGGCTATGCCCTAGGATTAGTTAATCAAGATAGATATAATATTTTTATTGATAAATTGAATAAAAGAGACATTTTGATTGATTTTATTCGAAATTCTAGTGTTAAACCGGATGTGATCAATGATTATTTGGTTTCGATCGGATCGGCTTCTTTGCGGCAAAGTGTTAAATTGACGGATGTACTCGGACGTCCTCAGGTTTCTCTTTTTGATTTATTGAATCATTTTAGTCCTTTGAAAGAATTTGTATCCGAGCATTCTATCCGGGATGAAATTTTGGAAGCGGCGGAGATTTTGATTAAATATTCCGGTTATATTGAAAGAGAGAAAATGATTGCTGATAAATTGGCTCGTTTGGAAAATTTGGTTATTGCAGGAAAATTTAATTACGATGAACTGACAAATTTGTCAATTGAGGCCCGGCAAAAGTTATCGAAGATTCAGCCTCGTACCATTGGGCAAGCTTCCCGGATCAGCGGTGTTTCTCCGGCTGATATCAATGTATTGTTAATTTTGATGGGCAGGTAG
- a CDS encoding DUF3858 domain-containing protein — MKKIKYTILLIICILSISTVSKALPEAEFTKLLKEYTYKLDGSLELHYSKILKINSHIAFNNLYGETFVVYNPAFQELKINESYTKQAGGNIVKTPQNAFNEVLPRAASGAPYYNHLKEMVITHTGLEIGATIYLDYTLFSKPVSYNCIDIDEILQEACPIKEYTVILNIPADQELNYTLCNLSAKPKITTQNGIKQYRWTFKNIPAASQEAFQPVNRENKPRFIASGNKSCKEALEILKSKIQPVLSPENTAFAQKLAEKAENEREKVFCIQNYMVNQVNTIDLSLENTAYTLRTPDEVLQTSYGTKAEKTALFAALLKANGLTPEPVAVYPGNLKNKSKGINTIQELKIKVNADKHPLFLSAMYQPAESLELRGGKDEIWLLSDSGIRPLTVIQSEGQIRCQADIILKPTETTAKGIIDIQGGLLPMASKNSLEKHIKAFSEPFGQTTESQISSESAVNYRLSFKANSPLVSQDGYIVYNLPETEQGIKSWEMSRLNTDRKSTLEIPYLITETYDYLLSIEPGIEFKSNPVEIKKQNKIGSVNIRIRQINNTIQVHKEIQLSKNTITPAEYGDFRALLTEWQNPLGQKLIFKKNDINK, encoded by the coding sequence ATGAAAAAAATAAAATATACTATATTACTGATTATTTGTATTCTTTCCATATCCACAGTCAGCAAAGCACTTCCGGAAGCTGAATTTACAAAATTGTTGAAGGAATATACATATAAACTCGACGGAAGCCTTGAATTACATTACAGTAAAATATTGAAAATCAATTCTCATATTGCATTCAATAATTTATATGGAGAGACATTCGTCGTATACAATCCGGCTTTTCAGGAATTGAAAATCAACGAATCCTATACGAAGCAAGCCGGAGGAAACATTGTAAAAACACCTCAAAATGCATTTAATGAAGTACTTCCCCGTGCCGCAAGCGGAGCTCCATACTATAATCATTTGAAAGAGATGGTTATAACCCATACAGGACTTGAAATAGGAGCGACTATTTATTTGGATTATACGCTATTCAGCAAACCAGTATCCTATAACTGTATTGATATAGATGAAATCTTACAGGAAGCATGTCCGATAAAAGAATATACCGTCATTCTCAATATTCCCGCCGATCAGGAATTAAACTACACTTTGTGCAATCTATCGGCAAAACCGAAAATAACAACCCAAAACGGTATCAAGCAATATCGCTGGACATTCAAAAATATTCCCGCTGCATCTCAGGAAGCTTTTCAACCGGTCAACCGGGAAAATAAACCGAGATTTATCGCCTCCGGAAATAAATCCTGTAAAGAAGCCCTGGAGATATTAAAGAGTAAAATCCAACCGGTATTATCTCCCGAAAACACGGCCTTTGCCCAAAAATTGGCTGAAAAAGCAGAAAATGAAAGAGAAAAAGTATTTTGCATTCAAAACTATATGGTCAATCAGGTAAATACAATTGACCTGTCGTTGGAAAACACAGCCTATACTTTACGTACTCCGGATGAAGTACTCCAAACTTCCTACGGTACAAAAGCAGAGAAAACGGCATTATTTGCAGCCCTGCTGAAAGCCAACGGGCTCACACCCGAGCCGGTAGCCGTTTATCCCGGGAATTTAAAAAACAAGTCCAAAGGAATCAATACCATACAAGAACTTAAAATAAAAGTCAATGCCGACAAACATCCTCTATTCCTTTCTGCTATGTATCAACCGGCAGAATCATTGGAATTAAGAGGTGGTAAAGACGAAATCTGGCTATTGTCGGATTCCGGTATACGGCCCTTGACGGTAATACAAAGCGAAGGGCAAATCCGCTGTCAGGCAGATATCATTTTAAAACCCACAGAAACGACTGCTAAAGGTATTATAGACATCCAGGGCGGTCTCCTGCCTATGGCATCAAAAAACAGCCTGGAAAAGCATATAAAAGCTTTTTCAGAGCCATTCGGTCAAACAACGGAATCACAAATCAGTTCCGAATCGGCGGTCAACTATCGTTTGAGCTTTAAAGCCAACTCACCTTTGGTATCTCAGGACGGATACATCGTATACAATCTACCGGAAACGGAACAAGGCATAAAAAGTTGGGAAATGTCCCGGCTCAACACCGACAGAAAATCGACATTGGAAATTCCATACCTAATCACAGAAACTTATGATTATCTCCTTTCTATTGAACCCGGGATCGAATTTAAAAGCAATCCTGTAGAAATCAAAAAACAAAACAAAATCGGATCTGTAAATATCCGAATCCGTCAAATCAATAACACAATTCAGGTTCATAAAGAAATCCAACTGTCCAAAAATACAATCACTCCGGCAGAATATGGAGATTTCAGAGCATTATTGACAGAATGGCAAAATCCGCTGGGACAAAAATTAATCTTTAAGAAAAACGATATAAATAAATAA
- the ade gene encoding adenine deaminase, translated as MKKVEGNIVDVFERRIYPGEILISPDGKISEILPTNKKYDCFILPGFVDAHVHIESSMLIPVEFSKMVIRRGTVAVVNDPHEIANVMGIAGVRFMLENATKAEIKIFFGIPSCVPATPFDSAGSELTSDDILALSGHDQFVALSEMMNVPGVLQKDAEVIRKLEIARNRKLPVDGHAPGLNKYELKAYAEAGISTDHECVSLEEALEKIASGMKIIIREGSAAQNFQNLHPLIQMYPDRLMFCVDDAHPDDILRNGEIDRLVKESIRLGYDLFDVLKIASINAIEHYHLPVGMLRKGDDADFVIVENLESFRILSTYIDGIEKYNLTVFPDLSNQNRLNYEGLNCFQHDLISFTDLQKPVTMEHIPVIQIKENEIVTAKYEYNLPSVPLNNLESDLSQDILKIVYLNRYANRKPQIAFIRGFGLKEGAFATTIAHDSHNLLAVGVTDADLAEVINRVIGLKGGLAVKNQNGIHVLSLPIAGIMTDQPAEHVAERYNFLNEELKRSGCILKSPFMTLAFMSLLVIPELKIGEKGLFDFNKFDFIAD; from the coding sequence ATGAAGAAAGTAGAAGGAAATATTGTAGATGTTTTTGAACGGCGGATTTATCCGGGAGAAATTTTAATTTCTCCCGATGGAAAAATTTCAGAAATTCTGCCTACGAATAAGAAATATGATTGTTTCATTCTTCCCGGTTTTGTCGATGCTCATGTGCATATTGAAAGCTCTATGCTGATCCCTGTCGAATTTTCAAAGATGGTTATTCGGAGAGGAACCGTAGCTGTCGTAAACGATCCGCATGAAATTGCCAATGTGATGGGAATAGCCGGTGTGCGGTTTATGTTGGAAAATGCAACGAAAGCTGAGATTAAAATATTTTTCGGAATTCCTTCCTGTGTACCGGCAACTCCATTTGATTCTGCCGGGAGTGAATTAACCTCTGACGATATATTGGCTTTGTCTGGACATGATCAGTTTGTGGCTTTGTCAGAGATGATGAATGTTCCTGGGGTATTGCAAAAGGATGCGGAGGTGATACGGAAATTAGAAATTGCCCGGAACCGGAAATTGCCGGTTGACGGACATGCACCTGGTTTAAATAAGTATGAATTGAAAGCCTATGCTGAAGCCGGTATTTCTACGGATCATGAGTGTGTGAGTTTGGAGGAGGCATTGGAAAAAATTGCTTCAGGAATGAAAATTATCATTCGGGAAGGAAGTGCTGCTCAAAATTTTCAAAATCTGCATCCATTGATTCAAATGTATCCCGATCGTTTGATGTTCTGTGTAGATGATGCTCATCCGGACGATATTCTGCGTAATGGTGAAATCGATAGGTTGGTGAAAGAATCTATTCGTTTGGGGTATGATTTGTTTGATGTTTTGAAAATTGCTTCAATAAATGCGATAGAACATTATCATTTACCTGTCGGTATGCTTCGAAAAGGCGATGATGCAGATTTCGTAATAGTCGAAAATTTGGAGTCATTCCGTATATTGTCTACTTATATTGATGGTATCGAAAAGTATAATTTGACGGTTTTTCCCGATCTGTCGAATCAAAATCGGTTGAATTATGAGGGGTTGAATTGTTTTCAACACGATTTGATTTCATTTACGGATTTGCAAAAGCCGGTGACTATGGAGCATATACCTGTCATACAAATTAAGGAAAATGAAATTGTAACGGCAAAGTACGAATATAATCTTCCTTCGGTTCCGCTCAATAACCTGGAATCAGATCTTTCTCAGGATATATTGAAAATTGTTTATTTGAATCGTTATGCAAATCGAAAACCTCAGATTGCATTTATTCGGGGATTCGGGTTGAAAGAAGGAGCGTTTGCAACAACAATCGCTCATGATTCTCATAATCTCTTGGCCGTAGGAGTAACTGATGCGGATTTGGCAGAGGTGATCAATCGGGTTATCGGATTGAAAGGTGGTTTAGCTGTGAAGAATCAAAACGGCATACATGTATTGTCTTTGCCGATAGCCGGAATAATGACGGATCAACCTGCGGAGCATGTCGCAGAACGTTATAATTTTTTAAATGAAGAATTGAAAAGATCAGGTTGTATCTTAAAATCTCCGTTTATGACTCTTGCTTTTATGTCTCTTTTGGTAATTCCTGAATTGAAGATCGGAGAAAAGGGTTTGTTCGATTTTAATAAGTTTGATTTTATTGCCGATTAA
- the uvrC gene encoding excinuclease ABC subunit UvrC, translating into MALYDDALREKISKLPAQPGVYQYFDASGNIIYIGKAKNLKNRVLSYLNKTNQSNKTLLLVRKINDLRYIVVDTEQDALLLENNLIKKYKPRYNILLKDDKTYPWICIKKEYFPRVFITRRLVRDGSEYFGPYTSGRFAHMLMSLINSLYKLRNCNLQLSPATIAAGKFRVCLEYHIGNCLGPCVGNVSEEEYNEFIVNIRNILKGNVSQVIEFMTGRMKKYATDMQFEKAQFMKESVEALRNYQSKSTIVSTSLNNIDVFSYLEDERYAYINYLRIVHGAINQVHTIALEKKMDEDKEALFSFAIYEIRQLMRSESKEIIVPFLPDIQLSGLQYVIPKIGDKKQLLELSERNVAYFKLDKDRQRAVVKEDSKFNILKTIKTELKLPAIPHRMECFDNSNTQGTNPVASCVVFIDGKPAKREYRKFHVKTVEGPDDFASMEEIIFRRYKRVLDEGRELPDLIVIDGGKGQLHSAVNSLKKLDLYGKVPVIGLAKRMEEVYYPGDKDPYLLAKNSIALKTLMHIRDEAHRFGITFHRQLREKPLTKSELNSIKGIGGKSEEQLVRHFKSVENIKKASIAELATVVGIKKAEMVYVYFHPDTSLIS; encoded by the coding sequence ATGGCTTTGTATGATGACGCTTTACGGGAAAAGATCAGTAAATTACCGGCACAACCCGGAGTTTATCAATATTTTGATGCTTCGGGTAATATTATTTATATAGGTAAGGCTAAAAATTTAAAGAACAGAGTATTATCTTATCTTAATAAAACAAATCAATCTAATAAGACGTTATTATTGGTTCGTAAAATCAATGATTTACGTTATATTGTCGTTGATACGGAGCAGGATGCTTTATTACTTGAAAACAATCTGATTAAAAAATACAAGCCCCGCTATAATATTTTACTCAAAGATGATAAGACTTATCCCTGGATTTGTATAAAAAAAGAGTATTTCCCGCGGGTATTTATTACCAGGCGTTTGGTGAGGGACGGATCTGAATATTTCGGACCTTATACTTCTGGTCGCTTTGCTCATATGCTGATGTCTCTGATCAATTCATTGTATAAACTGCGCAATTGTAATTTGCAATTGTCTCCTGCAACTATTGCTGCCGGTAAATTCCGGGTTTGCTTGGAGTATCATATCGGAAATTGCCTGGGGCCTTGTGTCGGTAATGTTTCGGAAGAAGAGTATAACGAATTTATTGTCAATATCCGGAATATCTTAAAAGGAAATGTTTCCCAGGTGATCGAATTTATGACGGGCCGTATGAAAAAGTATGCCACTGACATGCAGTTTGAGAAGGCCCAGTTTATGAAAGAGTCTGTAGAAGCTTTGCGTAATTATCAGTCTAAATCAACGATTGTCAGTACATCTCTGAATAATATCGATGTTTTTTCTTATTTGGAAGACGAGCGCTATGCTTATATAAATTATTTACGGATTGTGCATGGGGCCATCAATCAGGTTCATACTATAGCATTGGAGAAGAAGATGGACGAGGATAAAGAGGCTTTGTTTTCTTTTGCTATCTATGAGATCCGTCAATTGATGCGCAGTGAATCTAAAGAAATCATTGTTCCTTTTCTTCCGGATATTCAATTATCTGGTTTACAATATGTTATACCTAAAATAGGAGATAAGAAACAACTTTTGGAGCTTTCGGAACGAAATGTGGCTTATTTTAAGCTGGACAAAGATCGCCAACGGGCAGTTGTGAAGGAAGATTCAAAATTCAACATTTTGAAAACGATTAAAACTGAATTGAAATTGCCGGCAATTCCTCACCGGATGGAATGTTTCGATAATTCGAATACACAAGGGACCAATCCAGTGGCTTCCTGTGTGGTTTTTATAGACGGGAAACCGGCTAAAAGGGAATATCGTAAGTTCCACGTGAAAACAGTTGAGGGACCGGACGATTTTGCTTCTATGGAAGAAATTATTTTCAGACGTTATAAACGTGTGTTGGATGAAGGCCGCGAGTTACCGGATCTGATTGTTATCGACGGAGGGAAAGGACAGTTGCATTCGGCTGTAAATAGCTTGAAAAAACTGGATTTGTACGGTAAGGTTCCGGTCATCGGTTTGGCCAAAAGGATGGAGGAGGTTTATTATCCGGGAGATAAAGATCCTTATTTGCTGGCTAAAAATTCAATCGCTTTGAAGACATTGATGCATATCCGGGATGAAGCTCATCGTTTCGGCATTACTTTTCATCGTCAATTAAGAGAGAAACCGCTGACTAAGAGTGAATTAAATTCTATTAAAGGAATCGGTGGCAAAAGCGAGGAACAGTTGGTCCGGCATTTTAAATCCGTAGAGAACATAAAGAAAGCCTCTATTGCAGAATTGGCTACTGTGGTCGGCATAAAAAAAGCTGAAATGGTATATGTTTATTTCCATCCCGATACTTCCCTGATAAGTTGA
- a CDS encoding DUF3857 domain-containing transglutaminase family protein, giving the protein MHYLSILILTLFFFSGLHGQDWKPYDNQSKKQKNLEKYDYIYLLDSTGVNVTENGSGSFAIRQVIKIQTPAGALKNRIIRYDYDPLTAYAEFKSVKIYKPDGRVIELDPAKSYDYAAPARAIYWGARQIMIEPGRLDCGDIIDYEISKKGFTYALLAANDDEERFIPPMRGQFYDIVPFWSNQPAIHKVYRVSIPQEKEMQYEFYQGKCTSSARIEGDRKIFTFVSDNILPFPKEPNMLDLYDVAPKLMMSTTADWKAKSRWFYKVNEDYGSFEATPEAQAKVNTLIKNCRSEMEKIAVLTHWVADNMRYSGISMGKGEGYTLHNTQMNFTDRCGVCKDKAALLISMLRMAGFEAYPAMTMAGSRVESIPADHFNHSVAVVKLSNGTYMPLDPTWVPFLRELWSSAEQQQNYLPGLPEGSDLLITPVSDPENHYFKLNITSNLDSKGTLTGEFTVEAEGQSDGSIRRIFTGRFMSEWKNYLEKELLNVSPRASLLSVDYGKDPKNYTAAPIKIKMKFSIPNYAITGKDILIFKPMALNNLYNSVRSYLRINTQLEERKYGFKDACSRQILLNEKINLPEGYRMIQNKKEDHFTSPAADFSGYLKQENNSILLNNNLKLKKRVYEAEDWDGFRTAVNTHKSYGKELILEKIK; this is encoded by the coding sequence ATGCATTACCTATCCATTCTCATTCTCACATTGTTCTTCTTTTCCGGATTACACGGACAAGATTGGAAACCTTATGACAATCAAAGTAAGAAACAAAAAAACCTGGAAAAGTACGACTACATTTATTTGCTGGACAGCACCGGTGTAAATGTTACGGAAAACGGTTCAGGCTCGTTTGCCATCCGGCAAGTCATTAAAATTCAAACACCGGCAGGGGCTCTGAAAAACCGGATCATACGCTATGACTACGATCCCCTCACCGCTTATGCAGAATTTAAAAGCGTAAAGATATACAAGCCCGATGGACGGGTCATCGAACTGGATCCGGCAAAATCATATGATTATGCGGCTCCGGCAAGGGCTATTTATTGGGGAGCCAGACAAATTATGATTGAACCGGGACGTTTGGATTGCGGAGATATCATCGATTATGAAATATCCAAAAAAGGTTTCACTTACGCTCTTTTAGCTGCAAATGACGACGAAGAACGATTTATTCCGCCGATGCGCGGACAATTCTACGACATCGTCCCTTTCTGGAGCAATCAACCGGCAATACACAAAGTCTATAGAGTAAGTATTCCCCAGGAAAAGGAAATGCAATACGAATTTTACCAGGGGAAATGCACTTCTTCCGCCAGAATCGAAGGAGACCGTAAAATTTTCACCTTCGTTTCCGACAACATACTGCCTTTCCCTAAAGAGCCCAACATGCTGGACCTTTACGACGTCGCTCCGAAATTAATGATGTCAACAACAGCCGATTGGAAAGCCAAATCGCGATGGTTCTATAAAGTCAATGAAGACTACGGGAGTTTCGAAGCTACCCCGGAAGCACAAGCAAAAGTAAATACATTGATTAAAAATTGCCGTTCTGAAATGGAAAAAATTGCCGTTCTGACCCATTGGGTCGCCGATAATATGCGTTATTCGGGTATTTCTATGGGCAAAGGGGAAGGCTATACATTACACAATACACAAATGAATTTCACTGACCGCTGCGGCGTATGTAAAGACAAAGCCGCATTGCTCATTTCCATGCTGCGCATGGCCGGATTTGAAGCTTATCCGGCCATGACAATGGCAGGCTCCCGGGTAGAATCCATCCCGGCAGACCATTTCAACCACAGTGTAGCCGTAGTAAAACTTTCAAACGGGACATATATGCCGCTGGACCCCACATGGGTACCATTTTTAAGAGAATTATGGTCCAGTGCGGAACAACAGCAAAATTACCTGCCCGGTTTGCCGGAAGGCTCCGATTTACTGATTACGCCGGTGTCCGATCCCGAAAACCATTATTTCAAATTAAATATTACGTCAAATCTGGACAGTAAAGGGACTCTGACCGGAGAATTTACAGTGGAAGCCGAGGGACAATCCGACGGAAGTATACGCCGGATATTTACCGGAAGATTTATGAGCGAATGGAAAAACTACCTCGAAAAAGAATTGCTGAATGTTTCTCCCCGTGCCTCCTTACTGAGTGTGGATTACGGCAAAGACCCCAAAAATTATACGGCTGCCCCGATCAAAATCAAAATGAAATTTTCAATTCCCAACTATGCAATAACCGGAAAAGACATTCTGATATTCAAACCTATGGCTCTGAATAATTTATACAACAGTGTACGTTCTTACTTGCGTATCAATACCCAATTGGAAGAACGCAAATACGGTTTTAAAGATGCCTGCTCCCGGCAAATCCTACTGAATGAAAAAATAAACCTGCCGGAAGGATACAGAATGATTCAAAATAAAAAAGAAGACCATTTCACAAGTCCCGCAGCCGATTTTTCAGGCTATTTAAAACAGGAAAATAATTCTATCTTATTAAATAACAACCTGAAACTCAAGAAAAGAGTTTATGAAGCAGAAGATTGGGACGGTTTCAGAACAGCTGTCAATACGCATAAATCATACGGAAAAGAGTTGATTTTAGAAAAAATAAAATAA